One genomic window of Gossypium hirsutum isolate 1008001.06 chromosome D11, Gossypium_hirsutum_v2.1, whole genome shotgun sequence includes the following:
- the LOC107912401 gene encoding piezo-type mechanosensitive ion channel homolog isoform X4 — translation MLCCFSCTFLHHVQLSYVKYDLEEMDFIMSMQESNLTEQLLPSKHSFFIRQSRSGVRHTNVLLRKAAFRTFTINFFTYGFPVSLFALSFWSFHFASICAFGLLAYVGYILYALPSLFRLHRLNGLLLVFILSWAVSTYIFNVAFAFLNRNFGKDMGIWEMVGFWHYPIPGFFLLAQFCLGILVALGNLVNNSVFVYLSDKDALSSNNSPGEVDGETKVFIVATIAWGLRKCSRAIMLALIFIIAMKPGFIHAIYIIFFLIYLLSHNISRNIRRSLILLCEAHFALLYLLQIDLISNALEQKCSSIFEIMSQLGVLKHHSSWNFLEIALLGCFCAIHNHGFEVLFSFSAIVQHTPCPPVGFSILRAGLNKSVLLSVYVSPNTSFCYDNPSYERTIASFLSGIGQKFLSIYRSCGTYIALLTILLTVFMVTPNYISFGYIFLLLVWIIGRQLGERTKRHLWFPLKTYAVMVFIFVYSLSSFTSFRIWLSGFMDLYFYLGYESEASLLDNIWQSLAVLIVMQLYSYERRKNKYYRTNFSNPLDSGVLGFAKRFLIWHSQKILFVSLFYASLSPICAFGFLYLLGLVICSTLPKASRIPSKSCLVYTGFLVTTEYLFQMWGKQAGMFPGQKHSDLSLILGLRVYELGFWGVESALRGKVLVITACVLQYNVFFWLDNMPTGISNKGKWEEPCPLFLSAEDAFTNGFVSNGEDKPSTIGTVPIRQARPANSSWASLSLALSQALRPASSKAGGSEVSSGRKFSFGYFWGSTKEIHKWNRKRILALREERFETQKALLKIYLKFWIENMFNLLGLEINMIALLLASFALLNALSMLYIALVAACVLLNRWIIRKLWPVLVFLFASILILEYIAIWKSMFPPNQQSQTEIRCHDCWNNSASYFQYCRSCWLGLIIDDPRMLISYFLVFLLASFKLHADHSSYFSQSTYRKMMSQHKNLFVWRDLSFEMKSMWTFLDYVRLYCYCHLLDLVLVLILITGTLEYDILHLGYLAFALVFFRMRLEILKKKNKMFKFLRIYNSVVIVLSLAYQSPFVGEFSSGKCNSVNYIYDVIGFYKYDYGFRINTRSVLVEIIIFMLVSLQSYMFSSQESDYVSRYLEAEQIGAIVREQEKKAAWKTAQLQQSRESEEKKHQRNVQVEKMKSEMLNLQIQLHNMNSIASLSDVSPDDESLQRSVSLTSNRDIGPPDKEESTLWEREQTIKEDIVAPPEAHACAACIKGENPEVVESPKNSMEHRPCEITEIEHDADHAIFDTEKRGKSQSKDNPLISAVHLLGDGVSQVQSIGNQAVNNLVNFLNIKPDDSDMNEHSSVKGEAYDETESQKMQNMNLNRSSSLQSDKISNTTSLQLGRILCHIWSQMQSNNNVVCYCLFVLVFLWNFGLLSMVYLAALFLYALCVNNGPTYIFWVIMLIYTEAYILFQYMYQIAIQHCGLSINSDLLRNIGFPTCEIKSSFVVCSLPLFLVYLFTLIQSSISAKDGEWMFSTDFNFHRRSSHYRKEVLVNYSWSKRVSKLLQYVINMVKQVTRRFFWYWKSLIQGAETPPYFVQLSMDVHLWPDDGVQPERVESGINRLLGIVHDERCTKKISGHCPFASRVQVQSIKRSQENQNVALIVFEVVYASRLTGCTSADWYKSLTPAADVAKEIRKAKHAGLVEEMGFPYQILSAVGGGKREFDLYAYIFVADLTVFFLVAMFYQSLIKNNSEILNVYQLEDQFPIEFVIILMIIFFLIVVDRVLYLCSFAAGKVIFYLFNLVLFTYSITRYAWRMKPSDQHAGKLALRAIFLAKAVSLALQGVQIRHGIPQKATLYWQFLTSRVSRINYLGYRLYRALPFLYELRCVLDWSCTMTSLTMYDWLKLEDINASLYLAKCDAVLNRATHRQGQKQKKMTKCCNGICLFFILICVIWTPMLMYSSGNPTNIANPINDASFQLDISTGGGRLTLYQTTLCEKLQWDNLNSDVNFDAYNKNDIQLICCQADATILWLVSDVVQRRFIEFLDWDMDMIITSTWLLTRERPKGKEVVKYEKPVDSKDLPEPSDVQKVFNGSTISFRIYNLYPRYFRVTGSGEVRSFEQEVTSGPISVSADLVINRAASEWWSFHDLDSSHIRGCGGLTGPTAVIVSEETPPQGILGDTLSKFSIWGLYITFVLAVGRFIRLQCSDLRMRIPFENLPSCDRLIAICENIYAARAEGELGVEEVLYWTLVKIYRSPHMLLEYTKPD, via the exons ATGCTCTGCTGTTTCTCTTGTACTTTTTTACATCATG TGCAGCTATCCTATGTCAAATATGATTTGGAGGAAATGGATTTTATCATGTCCATGCAAGAAAGTAACTTGACAGAGCAACTACTTCCCTCAAAGCATTCATTCTTCATTCGTCAATCAAG ATCTGGTGTACGGCATACCAATGTTTTACTACGAAAGGCAGCTTTCCGGACTTTCACCATCAACTTTTTCACTTATGGTTTTCCA GTATCCTTGTTTGCCCTTTCCTTTTGGAGTTTTCATTTTGCAAGTATATGTGCTTTTGGGCTACTTGCATATGTTGGCTACATTCTGTATGCCCTTCCTTCGCTGTTTCGTTTACACCGGTTAAATGGGCTCCTTCTTGTCTTCATTCTCTCGTGGGCTGTTAGTACCTATATATTCAATGTAGCATTTGCATTCTTGAATAGGAATTTTGGGAAG GATATGGGAATTTGGGAGATGGTTGGATTTTGGCATTATCCCATACCAGGGTTTTTCTTGCTTGCACAATTTTGTCTAGGAATTTTGGTTGCTTTGGGTAATCTTGTAAATAACTCTGTTTTCGTCTACTTATCTGATAAGGATGCACTATCATCAAACAACTCTCCTGGGGAAG TGGATGGAGAGACCAAGGTATTCATTGTGGCTACAATTGCATGGGGATTGCGAAAATGTTCTCGAGCTATCATGCTTGCTCTGATATTTATCATAGCAATGAAACCCGGATTTATCCATGCTATATATA TAATTTTCTTTTTGATCTATCTTTTGAGCCACAACATCAGCAGAAATATACGCCGGTCTCTGATTCTTCTTTGTGAAGCTCACTTCGCATTATTGTACCTTCTTCAGATTGATTTGATCTCTAATGCTTTGGAGCAAAAATGCTCCTCAATTTTTGAAATCATGTCGCAGTTAG GTGTCCTTAAACATCACAGCTCGTGGAACTTTCTGGAAATAGCTTTGCTCGGTTGCTTTTGTGCAATACATAACCATGGGTTTGAGGTGCTTTTTTCATTCTCAGCAATTGTGCAGCACACCCCTTGTCCTCCTGTTGGGTTCAGCATCTTGAGAGCTGGTTTAAACAAATCTGTCCTCTTGTCAGTATATGTATCCCCAAACACATCCTTCTGCTATGATAATCCTTCTTATG aGAGAACGATAGCATCATTCCTTAGTGGAATTGGGCAgaaatttttatcaatatatcGATCATGTGGAACCTACATCGCTTTGCTGACTATTCTTCTTACAGTTTTCATGGTGACACCCAACTATATATCATTTGGATACATCTTCCTTCTTCTTGTTTGGATTATCGGAAGACAACTTGGTGAGAGAACAAAAAGGCACTTATGGTTTCCATTAAAAACATATGCTGTCATGGTGTTCATTTTTGTCTATAGCTTAAGCAGTTTTACCAGCTTTAGGATTTGGTTGTCTGGATTTATGGATCTGTACTTTTATTTGGGTTATGAATCTGAAGCTTCATTGTTGGATAATATTTGGCAATCTCTAGCAGTTTTAATTGTGATGCAACTTTATAGCTATGAAAGGAGGAAGAACAAGTACTACAGGACTAATTTTTCCAATCCTTTAGATTCTGGGGTACTTGGCTTTGCCAAGCGATTTCTGATTTGGCACAGCCAGAAGATCCTGTTTGTCTCATTATTCTATGCGTCTCTGTCTCCAATTTGTGCTTTTGGATTCTTGTATCTACTTGGCCTTGTCATATGTTCAACTTTACCTAAGGCTTCTCGGATCCCATCCAAATCATGCTTAGTTTATACTGGATTTCTGGTCACAACAGAGTATCTTTTTCAGATGTGGGGTAAACAAGCTGGAATGTTTCCAGGGCAAAAACATTCTGATCTGTCACTCATTTTGGGTCTCCGAGTATATGAGCTGGGATTTTGGGGTGTAGAATCGGCCTTGAGGGGAAAGGTGCTGGTAATTACTGCATGTGTCCTTCAGTACAATGTCTTCTTTTGGTTGGATAATATGCCAACCGGTATTTCAAATAAAGGCAAGTGGGAAGAACCTTGTCCTTTATTTTTGTCAGCAGAGGATGCCTTCACCAATGGCTTCGTGTCTAATGGGGAAGATAAACCATCTACTATTGGAACGGTACCTATAAGACAAGCCAGACCAGCAAACAGTTCGTGGGCATCTTTGAGCCTTGCTTTATCTCAAGCGCTTCGTCCTGCATCCTCGAAAGCAGGAGGCTCTGAGGTTAGCAGTGGGAGAAAATTTTCATTTGGATATTTTTGGGGAAGTACCAAGGAGATTCACAAGTGGAACAGGAAGAGGATCCTTGCACTAAGAGAAGAAAGATTCGAGACTCAGAAGGCtctcttaaaaatatatttgaaattctGGATAGAAAACATGTTTAACCTTCTTGGTCTTGAGATTAATATGATTGCTTTGCTTCTTGCAAGTTTCGCTTTGTTGAATGCCTTATCTATGCTATATATTGCATTAGTTGCTGCTTGTGTTCTTTTGAATCGCTGGATAATACGTAAATTATGGCCAGTGCTTGTATTCTTGTTTGCTTCCATTCTCATCCTTGAGTATATTGCCATCTGGAAGAGTATGTTTCCTCCAAATCAACAGAGTCAGACTGAAATCCGCTGCCATGACTGCTGGAATAACTCAGCTTCATATTTCCAGTATTGCAGGAGCTGTTGGCTGG GACTGATCATTGATGATCCCCGAATGCTTATCAGCTACTTTTTGGTCTTTCTGCTGGCTAGTTTCAAACTTCATGCAGATCACTCATCCTATTTCTCGCAGTCAACCTATCGGAAAATGATGTCTCAGcataaaaatttatttgtttggcgagatctctcttttgaaatgaaaagcATGTGGACTTTTCTTGACTACGTAAGACTTTATTGTTATTGCCATCTATTGGACCTTGTCCTGGTACTGATTTTGATTACTGGAACTCTTGAGTATGATATTCTGCACCTTGGTTATCTTGCTTTTGCTCTTGTTTTTTTTCGGATGAGGCTTGAAATTCTCAAGAAGAAGAATAAAATGTTCAAGTTCTTGCGTATCTACAACTCCGTGGTCATTGTTCTTTCTCTTGCCTATCAATCTCCTTTTGTAGGGGAGTTTAGTTCTGGGAAGTGCAACTCTGTGAACTACATATACGATGTCATTGGATTTTATAAGTATGACTATGGGTTTCGAATTAATACCAGATCTGTACTTGTTGAGATTATCATTTTTATGTTGGTATCCCTTCAGTCATATATGTTTTCCTCCCAAGAGTCTGATTACGTGTCACGATATCTTGAAGCAGAGCAAATTGGTGCCATTGTACGCGAGCAAGAGAAAAAAGCTGCATGGAAAACTGCACAGTTACAACAGAGTCGTGAATCTGAGGAGAAGAAACATCAGCGCAACGTGCAAGTGGAGAAGATGAAATCTGAGATGCTTAACTTGCAAATACAGCTTCATAACATGAACTCAATTGCAAGTCTGAGTGATGTTTCTCCTGATGATGAAAGCCTACAGAGGAGTGTTTCTCTTACTTCAAATAGGGATATTGGGCCTCCTGACAAAGAGGAAAGCACTCTTTGGGAGCGAGAGCAAACTATTAAGGAGGATATTGTAGCCCCTCCTGAAGCACATGCATGTGCTGCTTGTATTAAAGGAGAAAATCCTGAAGTAGTGGAATCTCCAAAGAATTCCATGGAACATAGACCTTGTGAGATCACCGAAATTGAGCATGATGCTGATCATGCTATTTTCGATACAGAGAAAAGGGGGAAAAGCCAATCAAAGGACAATCCTTTAATTTCTGCTGTACACCTCTTAGGTGATGGTGTTTCTCAGGTACAGTCCATTGGAAATCAGGCTGTTAATAACCTTGTCAATTTCTTGAACATTAAACCTGATGATTCTGATATGAATGAGCACTCGTCTGTCAAGGGTGAGGCATATGATGAGACTGAGAGCCAAAAGATGCAGAATATGAATTTGAATCGTTCTTCTTCTCTGCAATCTGATAAAATTTCCAATACTACAAGTTTGCAGCTGGGAAGGATCTTATGCCATATATGGTCCCAAATGCAGTCTAATAACAATGTTGTGTGCTACTGCTTATTCGTCCTTGTCTTTCTGTGGAACTTCGGTTTGCTTTCTATGGTGTATCTTGCAGCTCTTTTCTTGTATGCTCTATGTGTGAATAATGGACCAACTTATATCTTCTGGGTTATTATGCTCATTTACACTGAGGCTTACATTTTGTTTCAGTACATGTACCAAATTGCAATCCAGCATTGTGGTTTGAGTATCAATTCAGACCTACTTCGTAACATAGGATTTCCTACTTGTGAAATCAAGTCATCTTTTGTTGTGTGTTCATTGCCTCTATTTCTTGTCTACTTATTTACCCTCATACAGAGCTCTATAAGTGCAAAAGATGGTGAATGGATGTTCTCTACTGACTTTAACTTCCATAGGAGGAGTTCTCATTATAGAAAAGAGGTTCTTGTGAACTACAGCTGGAGCAAAAGGGTGTCAAAGTTGCTCCAATATGTAATAAATATGGTGAAACAGGTAACTAGAAGATTCTTCTGGTACTGGAAATCATTGATACAGGGAGCAGAAACTCCTCCTTATTTTGTTCAACTGTCAATGGATGTTCACTTATGGCCAGATGATGGGGTACAGCCAGAAAGGGTCGAGTCTGGTATAAACCGACTACTCGGGATAGTTCATGATGAAAGATGTACTAAAAAAATCTCTGGTCATTGCCCATTTGCTAGTAGGGTTCAGGTTCAAAGCATTAAAAGAAGTCAAGAAAACCAAAATGTAGCTTTGATTGTTTTTGAGGTGGTTTATGCATCTCGCTTGACAGGATGCACATCAGCAGATTGGTACAAGTCTTTAACTCCAGCAGCTGATGTGGCAAAAGAAATTCGCAAGGCAAAGCATGCTGGGCTTGTTGAAGAGATGGGATTCCCTTACCAAATACTCTCTgcagttggtggtggaaaaaggGAATTTGATCTCTACGCTTACATTTTTGTTGCTGATCTTACTGTTTTTTTCTTAGTCGCAATGTTCTACCAATCTCTCATAAAGAACAACAGtgaaattttaaatgtttatcaGCTAGAAGATCAATTTCCTATAGAGTTCGTAATTATCTTAATG ATCATCTTTTTCTTGATCGTTGTTGATCGTGTACTTTATCTATGTTCATTCGCAGCAGGAAAAGTTATTTTCTACCTTTTCAACCTCGTTCTCTTCACATATTCGATTACAAGGTATGCTTGGCGGATGAAACCTTCAGACCAGCATGCTGGAAAACTAGCACTCCGTGCGATATTTCTTGCTAAAGCAGTTTCTTTAGCACTTCAGGGTGTACAAATTCGACATGGAATTCCTCAGAAAGCCACCTTGTATTGGCAGTTTTTGACCAGCAGGGTTTCAAGAATTAATTACTTGGGCTATAGGCTTTATCGGGCTCTACCATTTCTTTATGAATTACGATGTGTACTCGATTGGTCATGCACGATGACATCTTTGACCATGTATGACTGGCTCAAA CTGGAAGACATAAATGCAAGTCTGTACCTTGCCAAATGTGATGCGGTGTTGAATAGAGCTACGCACAGACAAGGACAGAAGCAAAAAAAAATGACCAAGTGTTGCAATGGGATCTGTCTGTTCTTTATATTAATTTGTGTTATCTGGACTCCTATGCTG ATGTACAGCAGTGGTAATCCGACAAATATTGCAAATCCCATTAATGATGCAAGTTTTCAACTAGATATTAGTACTGGTGGTGGAAGGTTGACCTTGTATCAGACAACACTCTGTGAAAAGCTCCAATGGGATAATCTCAATTCTGATGTTAATTTTGATGCCTACAATAAGAATGATATACAATTGATATGCTGCCAAGCTGATGCAACTATTTTGTGGCTTGTCTCTGATGTAGTTCAGAGAAGGTTTATTGAGTTCCTTGACTGGGATATGGACATGATTATAACTTCTACATGGCTGCTTACAAGAGAACGACCAAAGGGCAAGGAAGTCGTGAAATATGAGAAACCTGTTGATTCCAAGGATCTTCCAGAACCTTCAGATGTCCAAAAGGTTTTCAATGGTTCTACAATCAGCTTTAGGATATATAATCTTTATCCAAGATACTTCCGTGTCACTGGTTCCGGTGAAGTCAGATCTTTTGAGCAAGAG GTTACTTCAGGACCTATTTCAGTGAGTGCGGATCTTGTTATCAATCGTGCAGCTTCTGAGTGGTGGTCATTCCATGATCTCGATTCATCTCATATAAGGGGCTGCGGAGGTTTGACAGGACCTACAGCCGTCATAGTATCCGAAGAAACACCACCAC AGGGTATACTTGGAGACACGCTAAGCAAGTTCAGCATTTGGGGTCTCTACATTACTTTTGTGCTTGCTGTTGGCCGCTTTATCAGGCTTCAATGTTCCGATTTAAGAATGAGGATACCGTTTGAAAACCTGCCTTCCTGTGACAG GTTGATAGCCATCTGTGAAAATATATATGCTGCAAGAGCAGAAGGTGAGCTTGGAGTTGAAGAAGTCCTTTATTGGACCCTTGTGAAGATTTATAGGTCACCTCACATGCTGCTTGAGTATACCAAACCCGACTAG